A region from the Chlamydiales bacterium genome encodes:
- a CDS encoding type II methionyl aminopeptidase, protein MNEKYKQDFLHAGKLAGQVRAYGKSLITPGASYNEVIRKVNAKIIELGAIPAFPPQIALNDVAAHYLPQPDEDILFSDQLVKLDVGICYNGAIGDCAGSIDLSGKYQNIIDAAEKALLAAEKSIKVGMPVRAIGKIIQETISSFGLSPVKNLAGHGLGYYKVHTPPMIPNYDDRSTAVIKPGMTFAVEPFATNGKGLIYDAGNPTIFSQIKNRSPRSAVAQQLFAKINTFKGLPFALHDLVLEKLTLAEVRAAVKELLNEEIIAGYAPLVEEEHGMVAQAENSILVDEKGQVSITTRI, encoded by the coding sequence ATGAACGAAAAGTACAAACAAGATTTTTTACATGCGGGCAAACTTGCTGGGCAGGTGCGCGCGTATGGTAAGTCTTTGATTACGCCTGGTGCCAGCTACAACGAGGTGATCAGAAAGGTAAACGCGAAGATCATCGAGCTTGGCGCCATTCCTGCATTTCCTCCGCAGATCGCTTTAAATGATGTTGCAGCCCACTACCTGCCGCAGCCAGACGAGGATATCCTCTTTTCAGATCAGCTGGTTAAGCTGGATGTCGGCATCTGCTACAACGGGGCGATCGGCGACTGTGCCGGGAGTATCGACCTCTCAGGGAAGTATCAGAATATTATCGACGCGGCTGAGAAGGCCCTTCTTGCAGCTGAAAAGAGCATTAAGGTCGGTATGCCCGTGCGCGCAATCGGTAAGATCATTCAAGAGACGATCTCCTCTTTCGGACTCTCTCCTGTTAAAAACCTCGCAGGCCACGGCCTTGGCTACTACAAGGTTCACACGCCTCCCATGATCCCCAACTACGACGATAGATCAACCGCTGTGATAAAGCCTGGCATGACGTTCGCTGTGGAGCCTTTTGCGACGAATGGAAAGGGTTTAATCTACGACGCGGGTAATCCCACTATTTTTTCTCAAATTAAGAACCGATCGCCGCGGTCGGCCGTTGCTCAACAGCTTTTTGCGAAGATCAACACCTTTAAAGGGCTTCCTTTTGCACTGCACGATCTCGTGCTGGAAAAGCTTACACTTGCAGAGGTGAGGGCCGCAGTAAAAGAGCTTTTAAACGAAGAGATCATTGCAGGCTACGCCCCTCTTGTAGAAGAGGAGCATGGAATGGTGGCTCAAGCTGAGAACTCAATTCTCGTCGACGAGAAGGGTCAAGTCTCCATCACAACGCGGATCTGA
- the rlmD gene encoding 23S rRNA (uracil(1939)-C(5))-methyltransferase RlmD: MEIETLVELTVERLGINGEGVARLDGYTIFVDGALPGEKVKARFYEKRKSFGRAKIVQILERSPHRIKPICPLFGRCGGCQLMHLDYAEQLKMKRQKVVDALERIGKIFDIDVCDCSPSPQPLAYRNKIQLPLVDGRLGLYARSTHDLIEIDGCFIHCALGERIFKGIRRMITCSSAASEIRHVIIKTAVHTEQALVILVTMGRASAPLKQLASEILKFAPEIKGVVQNINPAEGNVILGEEFVTLAGEGWIEERLADLSFIVSPASFFQVNPAQAERLYQQVIDFADLKGDERVLDAYCGVGTLSLVLAKQAKEVIGVESVAEAVSDAVKNAERNGISNARFVCDQAENFIATLKEIDLAILNPPRKGCEASLLQKLLELKPKRVIYVSCDPATLARDLQLLSSGGYQIETVQPFDMFPQTAHVESVVSLRYS, from the coding sequence ATGGAAATAGAAACGCTAGTCGAACTCACCGTGGAGCGTCTGGGGATCAATGGCGAGGGTGTTGCGCGCCTGGATGGCTACACGATCTTCGTCGATGGAGCGCTTCCCGGAGAGAAGGTGAAGGCTAGATTCTACGAGAAGCGGAAGAGCTTTGGGCGAGCTAAAATTGTACAGATTCTGGAGCGCTCGCCACACCGAATCAAGCCGATCTGCCCTCTCTTTGGCCGCTGCGGTGGGTGCCAGCTCATGCACTTGGACTATGCTGAACAGCTCAAGATGAAGCGACAGAAGGTGGTCGATGCGCTCGAGCGGATTGGAAAGATCTTCGATATCGACGTGTGCGATTGCAGCCCCTCTCCACAGCCCCTTGCCTACCGCAATAAGATTCAGCTGCCTCTTGTTGATGGCCGTCTTGGACTCTATGCACGGAGCACACACGATCTAATTGAGATCGATGGCTGCTTTATTCACTGCGCGCTCGGTGAGAGGATTTTTAAGGGGATCCGCCGGATGATCACCTGCTCTTCTGCAGCTTCGGAGATTAGACACGTCATCATTAAAACAGCTGTCCACACCGAGCAGGCGCTCGTCATTCTCGTCACCATGGGAAGAGCCTCTGCACCTTTGAAGCAGCTAGCTAGCGAGATTCTGAAGTTTGCTCCTGAAATTAAAGGCGTCGTGCAGAACATCAATCCCGCTGAAGGGAATGTCATTCTAGGAGAAGAGTTTGTCACGCTTGCAGGAGAGGGGTGGATAGAAGAGAGGCTTGCGGATCTCTCTTTCATCGTCTCTCCAGCCTCCTTTTTTCAGGTCAATCCCGCTCAAGCCGAACGCCTCTACCAGCAGGTGATCGATTTTGCAGACTTAAAAGGGGATGAGAGAGTTCTGGATGCCTACTGCGGAGTGGGCACGCTCTCTCTCGTGCTCGCGAAGCAGGCAAAAGAGGTCATTGGGGTAGAGTCTGTTGCTGAGGCTGTATCCGATGCTGTGAAGAATGCAGAGAGAAACGGGATCTCAAATGCTAGGTTTGTCTGTGACCAGGCGGAAAATTTTATCGCCACACTTAAAGAGATCGATCTTGCCATTCTCAATCCACCGAGAAAAGGATGCGAGGCTAGCCTGTTGCAGAAGCTGCTAGAGTTAAAGCCCAAACGCGTGATCTACGTCTCCTGCGATCCAGCAACGCTTGCAAGAGATCTTCAGCTCCTCTCCTCGGGTGGATATCAGATCGAAACTGTTCAACCCTTCGACATGTTCCCGCAGACCGCTCACGTCGAATCTGTCGTCTCTTTGCGGTACTCGTGA
- a CDS encoding glucosidase has product MKKKSTHNPEQLRIEERSLSEVPTWHKWGPYVSERAWGTVREDYSWNGDAWAYFPFEDSHKRVYRWGEDGIAGWCDRYQTLVFSPAFWNGKDPILKERLFGLASLQGNHGEDVKECYYYLDGTPTHSYMKYLYKYPQSEFPYQQLKEVNAQRSTNEHEYELVDTGVFAEGRYFDIFIEYAKASPDDTCIRIEIINRGNEPALLHILPQLWFRNRWGWEDERLPEPVISKDPHHAHCLIADDAQTLSPPTLAFDYRLGKRYLYASPGGKPLFTNNENASSNQRFYKDGFHQAVIHGQDTVNPEMQGTKACFHYFFEAIPPKKSIVLHLRLCDAPQQSPLSEVEEIVAQRRKEADAFYETVHPKNATAEEKMIQRTALAGMLWSKQIYLFDVNRWLEGDNSKHPPPESRKNIRNVHWNHLNSMRILSMPDKWEYPWFAAWDLALQSLSFALIDIEFAKEQLWLLLFDQFQHPNGAIPAYEWEFSDLNPPIQSWVALRLYQMQRDKDGVEDRDFLKKCFLKLIMNFAWWVNRVDSSGLNVFEGGFLGLDNITIVDRSIGPEGEAKLRQSDGTGWMALFCLNLMRIALELSKEDKTYEAMATKFFQHFVYIAHAMKKRGNQHYELWSEKDGFFYDVLSFPDGHFAKFRVRSLVGLIPLFAVETITEEELEEFPEFKRDFLWFLQNRPILSKDCAIPFDGEESKKSYLLTLVNRQQLKSILSYVWNPQEFRSEFGLRSLSKFHEAHPFFYKDKQVSYEPGESLHKLKGGNSNWRGPIWFPTSYLLIQSLKTYAKVYKDEVQIKVGEERPVRIGEISNYFADRMISLFTKNSAGVRPFLGSSFPFMQDPHFTDHVQFFEFFHAETGQGLGASHQTGWSGLVANLIHEYRKETTDST; this is encoded by the coding sequence TGGCATTGCGGGCTGGTGCGACAGGTATCAGACGCTCGTCTTCTCACCCGCATTCTGGAATGGAAAAGATCCCATTCTAAAAGAGAGGCTCTTCGGCCTCGCCTCCCTTCAGGGAAATCATGGAGAGGATGTTAAAGAGTGCTACTACTATCTGGATGGCACTCCGACCCACTCCTACATGAAGTATCTCTACAAGTACCCGCAGAGCGAATTCCCCTATCAGCAGTTGAAAGAGGTGAATGCTCAAAGAAGCACTAACGAGCACGAGTATGAGCTGGTAGATACGGGGGTCTTCGCAGAGGGCCGCTACTTCGATATCTTCATCGAATATGCAAAAGCCTCTCCTGACGACACTTGTATCCGCATCGAAATCATCAACCGTGGAAACGAGCCCGCTCTGCTCCACATCCTCCCACAGCTCTGGTTCCGCAACCGTTGGGGCTGGGAGGATGAGAGGCTGCCGGAGCCTGTAATCTCAAAAGACCCCCACCATGCCCACTGTTTAATTGCCGACGACGCTCAGACGCTCTCTCCACCGACGCTCGCGTTTGATTACCGCCTGGGCAAGCGCTATCTCTACGCCTCTCCTGGAGGAAAGCCTCTCTTTACCAACAATGAGAACGCCTCTTCCAATCAGCGCTTCTATAAAGATGGCTTCCATCAAGCGGTGATCCACGGACAAGATACGGTGAATCCCGAGATGCAGGGAACCAAAGCTTGCTTCCACTACTTCTTTGAAGCGATCCCTCCGAAAAAATCGATCGTTCTGCATCTTAGACTCTGCGATGCACCTCAGCAGAGCCCCCTCTCCGAAGTTGAAGAGATCGTTGCACAGCGAAGGAAGGAGGCAGACGCATTCTACGAGACGGTCCACCCTAAAAACGCTACCGCCGAAGAGAAGATGATCCAGCGCACGGCCCTTGCTGGCATGCTCTGGAGCAAACAGATCTACCTCTTCGATGTGAACCGCTGGCTAGAGGGCGACAACTCCAAACACCCACCTCCAGAGTCTCGCAAGAACATACGCAACGTCCATTGGAACCATCTCAACTCGATGCGTATCCTCTCGATGCCAGACAAGTGGGAGTACCCCTGGTTTGCCGCGTGGGATCTGGCGCTACAATCTTTAAGTTTCGCTCTCATCGACATCGAGTTTGCCAAAGAGCAGCTCTGGCTGCTTCTCTTCGATCAGTTTCAGCATCCGAATGGAGCGATCCCCGCCTACGAGTGGGAGTTCTCCGATCTCAACCCGCCGATTCAGAGCTGGGTTGCACTCCGCCTCTACCAGATGCAAAGAGATAAAGATGGCGTAGAAGATCGAGACTTCCTCAAGAAGTGCTTCCTAAAGCTGATTATGAACTTCGCCTGGTGGGTAAACCGAGTGGACAGCTCGGGACTCAACGTCTTTGAAGGCGGATTTTTAGGTCTGGATAACATCACGATCGTCGACCGTTCGATCGGCCCTGAGGGTGAGGCTAAGCTCCGCCAGTCCGATGGAACGGGATGGATGGCGCTCTTCTGTCTAAACCTCATGCGCATTGCTCTTGAGCTCTCGAAAGAGGATAAGACCTACGAGGCGATGGCGACCAAATTCTTCCAGCACTTTGTCTACATCGCCCATGCGATGAAAAAGCGGGGCAACCAGCACTACGAGCTCTGGAGCGAAAAAGATGGCTTCTTCTACGATGTCCTCTCCTTTCCGGATGGCCACTTCGCCAAGTTTAGAGTGCGCTCGCTTGTGGGCCTCATTCCCCTCTTTGCAGTTGAGACGATTACAGAAGAGGAGCTCGAAGAGTTTCCAGAGTTTAAGCGCGACTTTCTCTGGTTCCTCCAAAACCGCCCCATACTCTCCAAGGACTGTGCTATTCCCTTCGATGGAGAGGAGAGTAAAAAGAGCTACCTGCTCACACTGGTCAATCGCCAGCAGCTTAAAAGCATCCTGAGTTACGTCTGGAACCCGCAAGAGTTCCGTTCCGAGTTTGGACTGCGCAGCCTCTCAAAATTCCATGAAGCCCACCCCTTCTTCTACAAAGACAAGCAGGTCTCGTATGAACCGGGAGAGTCGCTGCATAAGCTTAAAGGGGGTAACTCCAACTGGCGCGGGCCGATCTGGTTCCCCACTAGCTACCTGCTGATCCAGTCGCTTAAGACCTATGCAAAAGTCTACAAAGATGAGGTGCAGATAAAGGTTGGAGAGGAGAGGCCTGTAAGAATCGGAGAGATCTCAAACTACTTCGCAGATAGGATGATCTCGCTCTTTACAAAGAACTCCGCAGGAGTCCGCCCATTTCTTGGAAGCAGCTTCCCTTTCATGCAAGACCCCCATTTTACCGATCACGTGCAGTTCTTCGAGTTCTTCCATGCCGAAACCGGCCAAGGCCTCGGTGCCTCACACCAGACTGGCTGGAGCGGCCTCGTCGCCAATCTCATTCACGAGTACCGCAAAGAGACGACAGATTCGACGTGA